The proteins below are encoded in one region of Candidatus Obscuribacter sp.:
- the xseA gene encoding exodeoxyribonuclease VII large subunit, producing MYRLQEANPVTPVLTVSQLTGKIRDVLEGEFDSFLVVGEVSNAKVYPSGHWYFSLKDQEATLPCVCFKNCNSSIKFKLTDGLMVVARGKLSVYPPRGAYQMIATNLEPVGVGEWQLAFDQLKAKLEAEGLLSPERKRAIPILPKKVGVVTSPVGAALRDVLSAMSRRNNAVSVVISPAKVQGEGSVEEIVEAIARLEALPDIDVIIVARGGGSIEDLWSFNTEPVARAVAQCRIPVISGVGHETDITICDLVADLRAPTPTAAAELVARGQSELSDKWTYLSQRLSNAMEEKLNYAERELLRLSPKNALDRYESRLEMSLINVLNSRQHLNSAIERMYTKKEHDLLKLQERLKDLGPGNVLNRGFTILRQLDGELMSSAFDLKAGMQLEAILKAGKALVTVDSVDTTDHAICKQL from the coding sequence ATGTATCGTCTGCAAGAAGCCAATCCAGTCACCCCAGTGCTCACTGTTTCTCAGTTAACGGGCAAGATTAGAGATGTCCTGGAAGGTGAGTTTGACTCATTTTTAGTGGTTGGCGAAGTATCCAACGCCAAGGTATATCCCAGTGGGCACTGGTATTTTTCGCTCAAAGACCAAGAAGCAACTCTGCCCTGTGTTTGCTTCAAAAACTGCAATTCATCGATCAAATTTAAATTGACCGACGGCTTGATGGTAGTGGCTCGCGGCAAGCTAAGTGTCTATCCTCCTCGTGGCGCATATCAGATGATCGCCACCAATCTTGAGCCCGTGGGCGTGGGCGAATGGCAACTAGCATTTGATCAACTCAAAGCAAAACTAGAAGCTGAAGGGCTCTTAAGTCCTGAGCGCAAAAGAGCAATACCAATACTGCCTAAAAAAGTTGGAGTAGTAACAAGCCCTGTGGGAGCCGCTTTGCGCGATGTACTGAGCGCCATGAGTCGCCGCAATAATGCAGTTTCGGTAGTTATATCACCAGCAAAAGTACAAGGCGAAGGCTCAGTCGAAGAAATAGTCGAAGCTATAGCCAGACTGGAAGCACTGCCTGATATCGACGTGATCATAGTTGCCCGCGGGGGCGGCTCAATAGAAGATCTCTGGTCCTTCAACACTGAGCCGGTAGCAAGAGCCGTGGCACAGTGCCGTATTCCTGTTATTTCAGGTGTTGGCCACGAAACAGACATCACTATCTGCGACCTCGTAGCTGACTTACGTGCCCCCACCCCCACAGCCGCCGCAGAACTTGTAGCTAGAGGTCAGTCCGAGCTAAGTGACAAATGGACTTATCTTAGTCAGCGACTCAGCAACGCCATGGAAGAAAAGCTCAACTATGCTGAGCGTGAGCTATTAAGATTGAGTCCAAAAAACGCCCTAGACCGCTACGAAAGTCGCCTGGAGATGTCACTTATAAATGTGCTCAATAGCAGGCAGCATCTCAACAGCGCCATCGAGAGGATGTATACAAAAAAAGAGCACGATCTGCTCAAATTACAGGAGCGCCTCAAAGATCTTGGACCGGGTAATGTGCTCAATCGTGGCTTTACTATTTTGCGCCAACTTGACGGTGAGCTAATGTCATCAGCATTTGATCTCAAAGCAGGCATGCAGCTCGAAGCCATACTAAAAGCAGGCAAAGCCTTAGTCACTGTCGATAGCGTGGATACAACAGACCACGCTATTTGCAAGCAATTGTGA
- the xseB gene encoding exodeoxyribonuclease VII small subunit, producing the protein MSEPEVTQLSLIEAVAKKEKKKSIKKGDKIMSQETEQTLEPEVKIDFEASLLELENVVKQLDSEVKLDRALKLFESGIKLSVDCESFIKGARKKIEILKKRSDGGVELAPYQSQDNGDNQDQD; encoded by the coding sequence ATGAGCGAGCCAGAAGTAACACAGCTCTCTTTAATAGAGGCGGTAGCCAAAAAAGAGAAGAAAAAGAGTATCAAGAAGGGAGACAAAATCATGTCGCAAGAAACCGAACAAACTCTCGAACCAGAGGTAAAAATCGACTTCGAAGCCTCGCTTCTCGAACTCGAAAACGTGGTTAAACAACTGGATAGCGAAGTAAAGCTAGACCGAGCACTAAAACTCTTTGAGAGTGGCATAAAGCTATCAGTAGATTGTGAGTCCTTTATTAAAGGTGCTCGCAAAAAAATAGAAATACTCAAAAAACGCTCTGACGGTGGAGTTGAGCTAGCTCCATATCAGTCTCAAGATAACGGCGACAACCAGGACCAGGACTGA
- a CDS encoding AAA family ATPase, with product MPNLDDTIESLREALKVSPDNLPLRMLLGENLLSSGRFDEAESEFTTALAKNPDNAKLAVSLAQACFSNGKYSQAQVILEDCLSKSEVPARAHLLYSRVMLNEGKLNDARTHYQSAIEREPGLKDQSLEDRLGLKEGNKQESRVSDGPERRQAATAGGEIHDYDIDDSEDSEFAAMVESAGIDFDDVGGMDAVKEQIRMKIIYPLQHPETFKAYGKKTGGGILLYGPPGCGKTYLARATAGQINARFIPIGLHQVLDMWIGSSERNLHEVFEIARKTNPSVLFFDEVDALAASRSDMKQTYHRHSINQFLNELDGVSTSNEGVLILAATNAPWDIDSAFRRPGRFDRIIFIPPPDTSARASILRIILKGKPQDNVDFDFIAKKTDKFSGADLKALVEDCIEKKIEEAMSKGSAPKPITTKDLERSLKAVKPSTSEWFASARNYALYSNESGLYDEIAKYLKL from the coding sequence ATGCCCAATCTCGATGACACAATAGAAAGCCTCAGAGAAGCACTGAAAGTATCCCCAGACAACCTGCCTTTGCGCATGCTCCTTGGCGAAAATCTACTCAGCTCAGGGCGCTTTGACGAAGCCGAAAGCGAATTCACTACAGCCCTTGCCAAAAATCCAGACAATGCCAAACTGGCTGTCAGTCTAGCCCAGGCCTGCTTTAGCAATGGCAAATACAGCCAGGCTCAGGTCATCCTTGAAGACTGCCTATCCAAAAGCGAAGTACCAGCCAGAGCCCACCTGCTTTACTCCCGGGTGATGCTCAACGAAGGCAAACTCAATGATGCCAGGACTCACTACCAGAGCGCCATCGAACGAGAGCCCGGGTTAAAAGACCAATCACTAGAAGATAGACTGGGACTAAAAGAGGGGAACAAGCAAGAAAGCCGGGTCAGTGATGGTCCAGAGCGTCGCCAGGCTGCCACTGCCGGTGGTGAAATCCATGACTACGACATAGATGACTCTGAAGACAGCGAATTTGCGGCGATGGTCGAATCCGCTGGCATAGATTTTGACGACGTCGGTGGTATGGACGCTGTCAAAGAACAAATCAGAATGAAGATCATTTATCCATTGCAGCACCCTGAAACATTCAAAGCTTATGGCAAAAAGACTGGTGGAGGAATATTGCTATATGGTCCTCCTGGTTGCGGCAAAACATATCTAGCCAGAGCCACAGCTGGACAAATCAATGCTCGCTTTATCCCGATAGGACTGCACCAGGTGCTAGATATGTGGATAGGTAGCAGCGAAAGAAACCTGCATGAAGTCTTCGAAATAGCACGAAAGACCAATCCTTCTGTACTATTTTTTGACGAAGTAGACGCCCTTGCGGCCAGCAGATCTGATATGAAACAGACCTATCATCGTCATTCGATCAATCAATTTCTCAATGAGCTGGATGGTGTTTCGACGAGCAACGAAGGTGTTCTCATCCTGGCAGCAACCAACGCCCCCTGGGATATTGATTCGGCATTTCGCAGACCCGGTCGATTTGACCGCATTATTTTTATTCCACCACCAGACACATCGGCAAGAGCCTCTATATTGCGCATCATACTCAAGGGCAAACCACAGGACAATGTCGATTTTGACTTTATCGCCAAAAAGACAGACAAGTTTAGTGGTGCCGATTTAAAGGCCCTGGTCGAAGACTGCATCGAAAAGAAAATAGAAGAAGCCATGTCCAAAGGCAGTGCGCCAAAACCAATCACAACAAAGGACCTGGAACGCTCACTCAAAGCAGTAAAACCTAGCACAAGCGAATGGTTTGCTTCGGCGCGCAACTATGCTCTATATTCCAACGAAAGCGGACTCTACGACGAAATCGCCAAATATCTCAAACTTTGA
- a CDS encoding histone deacetylase — MHKYAESKEQLLQLKIIAPEDLLDAGLADLSDIERVHTKEYIEAIASGLLDKVALRRLGFAWSDRLYIRSLASVNGTIKAALGALQNGLAANLAGGTHHAFSDRGEGYCVFNDVAVAAYRLRHQNSKIKIMVIDLDAHQGNGTNAITRDQDWIYTYSIHVGSNYPSRKENGSKDLPVEKMVDSQTYLNLLKATLPGCIDEFAPHFCFYIAGVDVHQNDRFGQMSLTTEAMAERDRYTIDQVRKRKLPLAIVYGGGYNRDRDVTTALHVQTIQIAASYHGSI, encoded by the coding sequence ATGCACAAATATGCAGAGAGCAAAGAGCAGCTACTGCAACTTAAAATAATCGCCCCAGAAGATCTGCTCGACGCCGGTCTGGCAGATCTAAGTGACATCGAGAGAGTGCACACAAAAGAGTATATCGAGGCTATCGCCAGTGGACTACTGGACAAAGTGGCATTGAGAAGACTGGGTTTTGCCTGGTCAGACAGACTCTATATAAGGAGCCTGGCATCAGTAAATGGCACGATAAAGGCCGCCCTCGGTGCCTTGCAAAACGGGCTAGCAGCCAATCTAGCCGGCGGCACGCATCACGCCTTTAGTGATAGAGGCGAAGGCTATTGTGTTTTTAACGATGTAGCAGTGGCAGCTTATCGGTTGCGCCATCAAAACAGCAAAATTAAAATCATGGTGATAGACCTCGATGCTCATCAAGGCAACGGCACCAATGCTATAACCAGAGATCAAGACTGGATTTACACCTACTCAATCCACGTCGGCAGCAACTATCCAAGTCGCAAAGAAAATGGCTCAAAAGATTTGCCAGTAGAAAAAATGGTAGATAGTCAAACCTATCTAAACTTGCTAAAAGCTACCCTGCCAGGCTGCATAGATGAATTTGCTCCGCACTTTTGCTTTTACATTGCCGGAGTTGATGTGCATCAAAACGACAGATTTGGTCAAATGTCACTGACTACAGAAGCCATGGCCGAGCGGGACCGTTACACTATAGACCAGGTGCGAAAACGCAAATTGCCGCTCGCCATTGTATATGGTGGCGGATATAATCGCGACAGAGATGTGACAACCGCCTTACATGTACAGACAATACAAATAGCAGCTAGTTATCACGGCTCTATTTGA
- a CDS encoding citrate synthase — MSVATASGLEGVQVAQTLISEVDGERGRLVIAGYDAERLATMVTFEEVCHLLWTGRLPDKAEKEALAHRFGVARISAFELLKQAPFVLQQANPMDSLRSAVSLLNGNTGCEVSDYVPIAASIPVFAAGWQRKHKELPLVVPDANLTHSQDFLRMLTGNRAPDNFARALDVYLTTVTDHGMNASTFTARVVASTASDNVSCVVAGIGALKGPLHGGAPGPVLAMLAAIGTADGAESWIDNELNSGRRIMGMGHRIYRVRDPRAAIFEAAISRLEDEGVEAPRLNLARAVERTAEEILAKRHPDRPLKANVEFYTAVLLDLIGVPQELFSCAFAMGRVAGWLAHLTEQRQVGKLIRPASTYVGAHIK; from the coding sequence ATGTCAGTTGCAACAGCCAGTGGCTTGGAAGGCGTACAGGTCGCTCAAACTTTGATAAGTGAAGTCGACGGCGAAAGAGGTCGTCTGGTCATTGCTGGTTATGATGCTGAGAGACTGGCTACCATGGTCACTTTTGAAGAAGTCTGTCATTTGCTCTGGACTGGTCGATTGCCAGACAAGGCAGAGAAAGAGGCGCTGGCGCACCGTTTTGGTGTGGCACGCATCTCTGCCTTTGAGCTCCTTAAACAGGCACCATTTGTCTTGCAGCAAGCCAATCCCATGGATTCGCTGCGCTCTGCCGTCAGCCTTTTGAACGGTAATACTGGCTGCGAAGTCTCTGACTATGTGCCTATCGCTGCTTCTATACCGGTCTTTGCTGCGGGGTGGCAGCGCAAGCACAAAGAGTTGCCGCTTGTGGTGCCGGATGCCAATTTGACCCACAGTCAGGACTTTTTGCGTATGCTCACAGGCAATCGGGCCCCTGATAATTTTGCCAGAGCGCTGGATGTCTATTTGACTACTGTCACTGATCACGGCATGAACGCCTCTACTTTTACTGCGCGTGTAGTGGCCAGCACCGCCTCTGATAATGTTAGCTGTGTTGTTGCCGGTATCGGGGCGCTCAAAGGTCCTCTCCATGGTGGAGCGCCCGGACCAGTGCTAGCTATGTTGGCTGCCATTGGTACCGCTGATGGTGCTGAGAGCTGGATCGACAATGAACTCAATAGTGGTCGTCGCATTATGGGCATGGGACATCGCATTTACCGCGTCCGCGACCCCCGTGCCGCTATTTTTGAAGCAGCAATAAGTCGCCTTGAGGATGAAGGTGTCGAAGCTCCCAGGCTCAATCTTGCTCGTGCTGTAGAGCGTACTGCCGAGGAGATTTTGGCTAAGCGCCATCCTGATCGGCCACTTAAGGCTAACGTTGAATTTTACACAGCAGTTTTGCTTGATCTGATTGGAGTACCACAAGAGCTATTTAGTTGTGCTTTTGCCATGGGCCGTGTAGCCGGCTGGCTCGCTCATCTTACTGAGCAAAGACAAGTCGGTAAGCTAATTCGCCCGGCTTCAACTTATGTTGGCGCTCACATCAAATAG